From one Lycium barbarum isolate Lr01 chromosome 6, ASM1917538v2, whole genome shotgun sequence genomic stretch:
- the LOC132644847 gene encoding protein CHROMATIN REMODELING 24 isoform X1 has translation MWQQQPRSLNQRLLINLSASHSKPPPDDMTKLEARPHFNQNHVAVPTFSFTLDDSDSSPSPVRFSANDIGNDAVPNFSGIADFSPEPATSGDEEEIDDQSQINTISSDFENDAVPNFSAKSSPFEEKEIDESKHEIQEELSDQPEDSFDYQCSGIGEKEIDEPKYGIQEELSNPPSEDSFDSHCSEIGDLDSSSCSGEKEIDQPMSGTKEDPLLSKVDDNSSSLSVDMEQSKDVHENCELSQKGQKDYEKTSNEGEEKITKVKIKGRRRLCKISEDSNDSEEMKPKDNEESGLAEITDFDSPPPQVKNVVQNEHGGCGNEIRDILKDLSSRLEILSIEKKRAPKPSDLTKKNEIPEYQSAGSSFSPSSEDSTKESRIGGEIHKECLKEVDLGDESKNDCVVQKFNDSRSSVGAPKRKEVKQMVGKSQPIKNSLSAYKFLEEGDSNDSDGDCVVVGDKSAVTQAGRHNRKARHEHKNSDDFDSHDFVSEEDNTYTLSGPKFNYGLPGKIAKMLYPHQRDGLKWLWSLHCLGKGGILGDDMGLGKTMQICGYLAGLFYSKLIKRVLIVAPKTLLPHWIKELTAVGLSQNIREYFATSAKLRNYELQYVLQDKGILLTTYDIVRNNVKYLCGDQYVDRDEELTWDYMILDEGHLIKNPSTQRAKSLHEIPCAHRIIISGTPLQNNLKELWALFNFCCPGLLGDKQWFKEKYEHLILRGNDKNAYDRDKRIGSAVAKELREHIQPYFLRRLKSEVFSDDSSTSAKLSKKNEIIVWLKLTNCQRQLYTAFLKSEIVLSAFDSSPLAALTILKKICDHPLLLTKRAAEEVLEEMDSTSNQDDRAVAERLVMQMANVTEKLDEEVNHDVSCKITFILALLDNLIPGGHNVLIFSQTRKMLNLLQDALISNGFQFMRIDGTTKATDRLKIVNDFQEGRGAPIFLLTSQVGGLGLTLTKADRVIVVDPAWNPSTDNQSVDRAYRIGQMKDVVVYRLMTCGTVEEKIYRKQVYKGGLFKTATEHKEQIRYFSQQDLRELFSLPKDGGFDISLTRKQLNEEHDHEHKMEDALKAHVKFLETLGIAGVSSHSLLFSKTAPVTAVQDEDEVKIARERMTFVGNSSSHSSVERAVDAGQYAFKPKDVKSQVKSVPTRIGPTEAEIKDKIRRLYQIFANKEMISKLPDKGLRIQRQIAELHKELEILRTEKENKEEIIDLDDISGQFHRAVNV, from the exons ATGTGGCAGCAGCAACCTCGAAGCCTTAATCAACGCCTTCTCATTAACCTTTCTGCTTCCCATTCTAAACCCCCTCCTG ATGATATGACAAAATTGGAAGCTAGGCCACATTTCAATCAAAATCACGTCGCCGTTCCCACCTTCTCTTTTACCTTAGATGATTCCGATTCTTCTCCTTCTCCCG TTCGATTTTCTGCAAATGATATAGGAAACGACGCCGTTCCTAATTTCTCTGGGATTGCTGATTTCAGCCCCGAACCTGCTACTTCTG GAGACGAAGAAGAGATTGATGATCAATCACAGATTAACACTATTAGTAGTGATTTTGAGAACGACGCCGTTCCTAATTTCTCTGCTAAATCTTCTCCTTTTG AGGAAAAGGAGATTGATGAATCCAAGCATGAAATTCAAGAGGAATTAAGTGATCAACCCGAAGATTCTTTCGATTATCAGTGCTCTGGAATCG GGGAAAAGGAGATTGATGAACCCAAGTATGGAATTCAAGAGGAATTAAGTAACCCACCATCCGAGGATTCTTTTGATTCTCATTGCTCTGAAATTGGTGATCTTGATAGCTCATCTTGTTCTG GGGAAAAGGAGATTGATCAACCCATGAGTGGAACCAAAGAAGACCCACTTTTATCTAAAGTTGATGATAACAGTTCTTCCCTGTCTG TGGATATGGAACAGTCCAAAGATGTGCATGAAAATTGTGAACTCTCTCAGAAAGGCCAGAAAGATTATGAGAAAACATCAAATGAAG GAGAGGAGAAAATAACTAAGGTGAAGATCAAAGGTCGTCGTCGCCTTTGCAAAATTTCAGAGGATAGCAATGACAGTGAGGAAATGAAGCCAAAGGATAATGAAGAGTCCGGACTTGCAGAGATAACAGATTTTGATTCACCTCCTCCCCAGGTGAAAAATGTAGTTCAGAATGAACACGGTGGTTGTGGGAACGAAATAAGGGATATACTGAAGGATTTAAGTTCGAGACTTGAGATTTTGTCCATTGAGAAAAAAAGGGCGCCGAAGCCCAGTGATCTGACTAAGAAGAATGAAATTCCGGAATACCAAAGTGCTGGTTCCTCTTTTTCACCTTCTTCTGAAGATTCAACCAAGGAGTCTAGGATTGGAGGAGAAATTCACAAGGAGTGTCTGAAGGAGGTCGATTTGGGGGATGAATCTAAGAACGACTGTGTCGTCCAGAAGTTCAATGATTCAAGATCTTCTGTTGGAGCACCAAAGAGGAAAGAAGTTAAGCAGATGGTTGGAAAATCACAGCCCATAAAGAACTCTCTTTCTGCCTACAAATTTCTGGAAGAAGGAGACAGTAATGACAGTGATGGTGATTGTGTGGTTGTTGGTGACAAGAGTGCTGTCACTCAAGCGGGAAGACATAACAGGAAGGCTAGACATGAGCATAAAAATTCAGATGACTTTGATTCACATGATTTTGTTTCAGAGGAGGATAACACTTACACTCTCAGTGGACCAAAGTTCAATTACGGGTTACCTGGTAAAATTGCCAAAATGTTGTATCCCCACCAGCGTGATGGTTTGAAGTGGCTTTGGTCTCTTCACTGTCTAGGTAAGGGTGGTATTTTAGGAGATGATATGGGTTTGGGGAAGACCATGCAG ATATGTGGCTACTTAGCTGGTTTATTTTATTCAAAGTTGATAAAGAGGGTGTTGATTGTTGCTCCCAAAACTTTGTTGCCCCATTGGATCAAGGAATTAACTGCTGTAGGGCTTTCTCAGAATATAAGGGA ATATTTTGCGACTAGTGCAAAACTACGGAATTATGAACTTCAATACGTTCTTCAG GACAAAGGCATTCTCCTCACAACATACGACATTGTAAGAAATAATGTAAAGTATTTATGTGGTGATCAGTACGTTGACAGAGACGAGGAGTTGACATGGGATTATATGATCCTTGATGAG GGTCATCTCATAAAGAATCCCAGTACTCAGAGGGCTAAAAGTTTGCATGAGATTCCATGTGCTCATCGTATCATTATAAGTGGCACGCCTCTTCAGAACAACCTCAAG GAGTTATGGGCACTATTCAACTTCTGCTGCCCTGGGCTGCTGGGTGACAAACAATG GTTCAAAGAGAAATATGAGCATCTCATTCTTCGTGGAAATGATAAAAATGCTTATGACAGAGACAAGCGTATTGGCTCAGCAGTTGCAAAG GAATTGAGGGAACACATTCAACCATATTTTTTGCGACGTCTCAAGAGTGAGGTATTTTCTGATGATTCCTCGACCAGCGCAAAACTTTCCAAGAAAAATGAGATTATTGTATGGCTTAAATTGACGAATTGTCAG CGGCAACTCTACACAGCTTTCTTGAAGAGTGAGATCGTCCTCTCAGCCTTTGATAGCTCCCCACTGGCTGCACTTACT ATCTTGAAGAAAATATGCGACCATCCGCTACTACTAACAAAGAGGGCAGCAGAAGAAGTTTTGGAAGAGATGGATTCAACATCAAACCAGGATGACCGTGCTGTGGCAGAGAGATTGGTTATGCAAATGGCAAATGTCACTGAGAAACTTGACGAGGAAGTGAACCATGATGTGTCCTGCAAGATAACATTTATACTGGCTTTATTG GACAATTTGATTCCCGGTGGGCACAATGTGCTTATCTTTTCTCAAACACGCAAGATGCTTAATCTACTCCAG GATGCTTTAATATCCAATGGTTTCCAGTTCATGAGGATAGATGGAACCACCAAAGCTACTGACAGATTGAAGATTGTTAAT GATTTCCAAGAGGGTCGTGGTGCTCCAATATTTCTTCTAACTTCTCAAGTTGGCGGTCTAGGTCTTACTCTCACAAAAGCAGATCGAGTGATTGTTGTTGATCCAGCATGGAATCCAAG CACGGATAACCAAAGTGTTGACCGCGCCTACAGAATTGGGCAGATGAAGGATGTTGTTGTTTATAGATTGATGACTTGTGGCACAGTTGAAGAGAAAATTTACAGGAAACAG GTATACAAGGGGGGATTGTTCAAGACAGCAACTGAGCACAAAGAACAGATCCGTTATTTTAGTCAACAG GATCTTAGGGAACTTTTCAGCCTTCCTAAAGATGGTGGTTTCGACATATCACTCACTCGAAAGCAGTTGAATGAAGAGCATGATCATGAGCACAAAAT GGAAGATGCTTTGAAGGCCCATGTGAAGTTTTTGGAGACGCTGGGTATAGCTGGAGTTAGTAGCCATAGTTTGCTTTTCTCAAAGACAGCGCCCGTGACAGCTGTCCAAGATGAGGACGAAGTAAAAAT TGCAAGAGAGAGGATGACATTCGTTGGGAACTCATCCTCGCACTCATCAGTTGAACGTGCTGTTGATGC GGGGCAGTACGCTTTCAAGCCAAAGGATGTGAAATCGCAGGTGAAGTCTGTACCTACAAGAATTGGTCCTACAGAAGCTGAGATCAAGGACAAAATCAGGCGGCTTTATCAAATTTTTGCGAACAAG GAAATGATCTCCAAGTTACCTGATAAAGGGCTGAGGATACAAAGGCAAATTGCTGAACTGCACAAGGAGCTGGAGATTCTTAGAACGGAaaaagaaaacaaggaagaaatCATTGACTTGGATGACATATCTGGACAATTCCACAGGGCTGTAAATGTGTAA
- the LOC132644847 gene encoding protein CHROMATIN REMODELING 24 isoform X2 encodes MSGTKEDPLLSKVDDNSSSLSVDMEQSKDVHENCELSQKGQKDYEKTSNEGEEKITKVKIKGRRRLCKISEDSNDSEEMKPKDNEESGLAEITDFDSPPPQVKNVVQNEHGGCGNEIRDILKDLSSRLEILSIEKKRAPKPSDLTKKNEIPEYQSAGSSFSPSSEDSTKESRIGGEIHKECLKEVDLGDESKNDCVVQKFNDSRSSVGAPKRKEVKQMVGKSQPIKNSLSAYKFLEEGDSNDSDGDCVVVGDKSAVTQAGRHNRKARHEHKNSDDFDSHDFVSEEDNTYTLSGPKFNYGLPGKIAKMLYPHQRDGLKWLWSLHCLGKGGILGDDMGLGKTMQICGYLAGLFYSKLIKRVLIVAPKTLLPHWIKELTAVGLSQNIREYFATSAKLRNYELQYVLQDKGILLTTYDIVRNNVKYLCGDQYVDRDEELTWDYMILDEGHLIKNPSTQRAKSLHEIPCAHRIIISGTPLQNNLKELWALFNFCCPGLLGDKQWFKEKYEHLILRGNDKNAYDRDKRIGSAVAKELREHIQPYFLRRLKSEVFSDDSSTSAKLSKKNEIIVWLKLTNCQRQLYTAFLKSEIVLSAFDSSPLAALTILKKICDHPLLLTKRAAEEVLEEMDSTSNQDDRAVAERLVMQMANVTEKLDEEVNHDVSCKITFILALLDNLIPGGHNVLIFSQTRKMLNLLQDALISNGFQFMRIDGTTKATDRLKIVNDFQEGRGAPIFLLTSQVGGLGLTLTKADRVIVVDPAWNPSTDNQSVDRAYRIGQMKDVVVYRLMTCGTVEEKIYRKQVYKGGLFKTATEHKEQIRYFSQQDLRELFSLPKDGGFDISLTRKQLNEEHDHEHKMEDALKAHVKFLETLGIAGVSSHSLLFSKTAPVTAVQDEDEVKIARERMTFVGNSSSHSSVERAVDAGQYAFKPKDVKSQVKSVPTRIGPTEAEIKDKIRRLYQIFANKEMISKLPDKGLRIQRQIAELHKELEILRTEKENKEEIIDLDDISGQFHRAVNV; translated from the exons ATGAGTGGAACCAAAGAAGACCCACTTTTATCTAAAGTTGATGATAACAGTTCTTCCCTGTCTG TGGATATGGAACAGTCCAAAGATGTGCATGAAAATTGTGAACTCTCTCAGAAAGGCCAGAAAGATTATGAGAAAACATCAAATGAAG GAGAGGAGAAAATAACTAAGGTGAAGATCAAAGGTCGTCGTCGCCTTTGCAAAATTTCAGAGGATAGCAATGACAGTGAGGAAATGAAGCCAAAGGATAATGAAGAGTCCGGACTTGCAGAGATAACAGATTTTGATTCACCTCCTCCCCAGGTGAAAAATGTAGTTCAGAATGAACACGGTGGTTGTGGGAACGAAATAAGGGATATACTGAAGGATTTAAGTTCGAGACTTGAGATTTTGTCCATTGAGAAAAAAAGGGCGCCGAAGCCCAGTGATCTGACTAAGAAGAATGAAATTCCGGAATACCAAAGTGCTGGTTCCTCTTTTTCACCTTCTTCTGAAGATTCAACCAAGGAGTCTAGGATTGGAGGAGAAATTCACAAGGAGTGTCTGAAGGAGGTCGATTTGGGGGATGAATCTAAGAACGACTGTGTCGTCCAGAAGTTCAATGATTCAAGATCTTCTGTTGGAGCACCAAAGAGGAAAGAAGTTAAGCAGATGGTTGGAAAATCACAGCCCATAAAGAACTCTCTTTCTGCCTACAAATTTCTGGAAGAAGGAGACAGTAATGACAGTGATGGTGATTGTGTGGTTGTTGGTGACAAGAGTGCTGTCACTCAAGCGGGAAGACATAACAGGAAGGCTAGACATGAGCATAAAAATTCAGATGACTTTGATTCACATGATTTTGTTTCAGAGGAGGATAACACTTACACTCTCAGTGGACCAAAGTTCAATTACGGGTTACCTGGTAAAATTGCCAAAATGTTGTATCCCCACCAGCGTGATGGTTTGAAGTGGCTTTGGTCTCTTCACTGTCTAGGTAAGGGTGGTATTTTAGGAGATGATATGGGTTTGGGGAAGACCATGCAG ATATGTGGCTACTTAGCTGGTTTATTTTATTCAAAGTTGATAAAGAGGGTGTTGATTGTTGCTCCCAAAACTTTGTTGCCCCATTGGATCAAGGAATTAACTGCTGTAGGGCTTTCTCAGAATATAAGGGA ATATTTTGCGACTAGTGCAAAACTACGGAATTATGAACTTCAATACGTTCTTCAG GACAAAGGCATTCTCCTCACAACATACGACATTGTAAGAAATAATGTAAAGTATTTATGTGGTGATCAGTACGTTGACAGAGACGAGGAGTTGACATGGGATTATATGATCCTTGATGAG GGTCATCTCATAAAGAATCCCAGTACTCAGAGGGCTAAAAGTTTGCATGAGATTCCATGTGCTCATCGTATCATTATAAGTGGCACGCCTCTTCAGAACAACCTCAAG GAGTTATGGGCACTATTCAACTTCTGCTGCCCTGGGCTGCTGGGTGACAAACAATG GTTCAAAGAGAAATATGAGCATCTCATTCTTCGTGGAAATGATAAAAATGCTTATGACAGAGACAAGCGTATTGGCTCAGCAGTTGCAAAG GAATTGAGGGAACACATTCAACCATATTTTTTGCGACGTCTCAAGAGTGAGGTATTTTCTGATGATTCCTCGACCAGCGCAAAACTTTCCAAGAAAAATGAGATTATTGTATGGCTTAAATTGACGAATTGTCAG CGGCAACTCTACACAGCTTTCTTGAAGAGTGAGATCGTCCTCTCAGCCTTTGATAGCTCCCCACTGGCTGCACTTACT ATCTTGAAGAAAATATGCGACCATCCGCTACTACTAACAAAGAGGGCAGCAGAAGAAGTTTTGGAAGAGATGGATTCAACATCAAACCAGGATGACCGTGCTGTGGCAGAGAGATTGGTTATGCAAATGGCAAATGTCACTGAGAAACTTGACGAGGAAGTGAACCATGATGTGTCCTGCAAGATAACATTTATACTGGCTTTATTG GACAATTTGATTCCCGGTGGGCACAATGTGCTTATCTTTTCTCAAACACGCAAGATGCTTAATCTACTCCAG GATGCTTTAATATCCAATGGTTTCCAGTTCATGAGGATAGATGGAACCACCAAAGCTACTGACAGATTGAAGATTGTTAAT GATTTCCAAGAGGGTCGTGGTGCTCCAATATTTCTTCTAACTTCTCAAGTTGGCGGTCTAGGTCTTACTCTCACAAAAGCAGATCGAGTGATTGTTGTTGATCCAGCATGGAATCCAAG CACGGATAACCAAAGTGTTGACCGCGCCTACAGAATTGGGCAGATGAAGGATGTTGTTGTTTATAGATTGATGACTTGTGGCACAGTTGAAGAGAAAATTTACAGGAAACAG GTATACAAGGGGGGATTGTTCAAGACAGCAACTGAGCACAAAGAACAGATCCGTTATTTTAGTCAACAG GATCTTAGGGAACTTTTCAGCCTTCCTAAAGATGGTGGTTTCGACATATCACTCACTCGAAAGCAGTTGAATGAAGAGCATGATCATGAGCACAAAAT GGAAGATGCTTTGAAGGCCCATGTGAAGTTTTTGGAGACGCTGGGTATAGCTGGAGTTAGTAGCCATAGTTTGCTTTTCTCAAAGACAGCGCCCGTGACAGCTGTCCAAGATGAGGACGAAGTAAAAAT TGCAAGAGAGAGGATGACATTCGTTGGGAACTCATCCTCGCACTCATCAGTTGAACGTGCTGTTGATGC GGGGCAGTACGCTTTCAAGCCAAAGGATGTGAAATCGCAGGTGAAGTCTGTACCTACAAGAATTGGTCCTACAGAAGCTGAGATCAAGGACAAAATCAGGCGGCTTTATCAAATTTTTGCGAACAAG GAAATGATCTCCAAGTTACCTGATAAAGGGCTGAGGATACAAAGGCAAATTGCTGAACTGCACAAGGAGCTGGAGATTCTTAGAACGGAaaaagaaaacaaggaagaaatCATTGACTTGGATGACATATCTGGACAATTCCACAGGGCTGTAAATGTGTAA